The following proteins are encoded in a genomic region of Alistipes shahii WAL 8301:
- a CDS encoding glutamine--tRNA ligase/YqeY domain fusion protein, whose translation MASETNETREKSLNFLEEIIEESIAGGETRIQTRFPPEPNGYLHIGHAKSICINFGLAKKYGGKCNLRFDDTNPVKEDVEYVDSIKRDIQWLGFQWELERYASDYFDQLYEWAVVLIKKGLAYVDDQTQDEIRENRGTVSVPGTPSPWRDRSVEENLDLFTRMKNGEFPDGAKVLRAKIDMAHPNMLFRDPIMYRIIHAEHHRTGDKWCIYPMYDYAHGQSDSIERITHSICTLEFDVHRPLYDWFIQALDIFPSHQYEFARLNLTYTMMSKRKLLKLVQEGAVMGWDDPRMPTICALRRKGYTPASVRNFAEMVGVAKRDNVIDLGKLEYCVREDLNRVAQRRMAVLNPLKVVITNYEDDKTELFTAINNPEDEAAGTRQVPFSKVIWIERDDFMENPPKKFFRLSPGGEVRLRYSYLIKCEEVVKDEGGNITELRCTYDPMSGGGSSSDGRRVKGVIHWVSAADAVEAEIRLFNPLFTKEDPDDVAEGQTWEDNLNPESMIKITGYLEPSLRDIPVGRAVQFERVGYFCPDTDSTPGHLVFNRTVTLKDSWAKINK comes from the coding sequence ATGGCAAGCGAAACAAACGAAACACGGGAGAAGTCGCTGAACTTCCTCGAAGAGATCATCGAAGAGTCGATCGCCGGGGGCGAAACGCGCATACAGACCCGTTTCCCGCCCGAACCGAACGGTTACCTGCATATCGGCCACGCCAAGAGCATCTGCATCAACTTCGGACTGGCGAAGAAATACGGCGGCAAGTGCAACCTGCGCTTCGACGACACGAACCCCGTCAAGGAGGACGTGGAGTACGTCGACTCGATCAAGCGCGACATCCAGTGGCTCGGCTTCCAGTGGGAGCTGGAGCGTTACGCGTCGGACTATTTCGACCAGCTCTACGAATGGGCCGTCGTACTGATCAAGAAGGGGCTGGCCTATGTCGACGACCAGACGCAGGACGAGATCCGCGAAAACCGCGGTACGGTATCCGTGCCGGGAACGCCCTCGCCGTGGCGCGACCGTTCGGTGGAGGAAAACCTCGATTTGTTCACGAGAATGAAGAACGGCGAGTTCCCCGACGGAGCCAAGGTGCTGCGCGCCAAGATCGACATGGCCCATCCGAACATGCTGTTCCGCGACCCGATCATGTACCGCATCATCCACGCCGAGCATCACCGCACGGGCGACAAATGGTGCATCTACCCGATGTACGACTACGCCCACGGCCAGAGCGACTCGATCGAGCGGATCACCCACTCGATCTGCACCCTGGAATTCGACGTGCACCGTCCGCTGTACGACTGGTTCATCCAGGCGCTCGACATTTTCCCCTCGCACCAGTACGAGTTCGCACGCCTGAACCTCACCTATACGATGATGTCGAAGCGCAAACTGCTGAAGCTCGTGCAGGAGGGCGCCGTGATGGGCTGGGACGATCCCCGCATGCCGACGATCTGCGCCCTGCGCCGCAAGGGCTACACGCCCGCCTCGGTGCGCAACTTCGCCGAGATGGTGGGCGTCGCCAAGCGCGACAACGTGATCGACCTCGGGAAGCTGGAATACTGCGTGCGCGAAGACCTGAACCGGGTCGCCCAGCGCCGCATGGCCGTGCTGAATCCGCTGAAGGTGGTCATCACGAACTACGAGGACGACAAAACCGAGCTGTTCACGGCGATCAACAACCCCGAGGACGAAGCCGCCGGCACGCGGCAGGTTCCCTTCTCGAAGGTGATCTGGATCGAGCGCGACGACTTCATGGAGAATCCGCCCAAGAAGTTCTTCCGCCTCTCGCCGGGCGGCGAGGTGCGCCTGCGCTATTCGTACCTCATCAAGTGCGAGGAGGTCGTCAAGGACGAGGGGGGCAACATCACCGAACTGCGCTGCACCTACGATCCGATGTCGGGCGGAGGTTCGTCGAGCGACGGCCGCCGCGTGAAAGGCGTCATCCACTGGGTGTCGGCCGCGGATGCCGTGGAGGCCGAAATCCGGCTGTTCAACCCGCTCTTCACGAAGGAGGACCCCGACGACGTGGCCGAAGGGCAGACCTGGGAGGACAACCTCAATCCCGAATCAATGATCAAAATCACAGGCTACCTCGAACCGTCGCTGCGCGACATCCCCGTAGGCCGGGCCGTACAGTTCGAGCGCGTGGGCTACTTCTGCCCCGACACCGACTCGACCCCCGGTCATCTGGTGTTCAACCGCACGGTGACGCTCAAGGACTCGTGGGCCAAGATCAACAAATAG
- a CDS encoding sensor histidine kinase translates to MLYVIGTGVLAAFCVLLAVRICYQRRYIRTSDRINDCIFRNVAAYLLLIDPDFNVLQTNYRSTTGTAPKAAPPKVGNQLRCKNGEDAGICGTHELCADCPVRAAITGVFRTKKGFSGLEVPMVLYTSDDHTETVDCDVSVAGNFLTVAGQPRVVLTVSDISAQKRTQRELEKARVRAEESDRMKSRFLANMSHELRTPLNAIIGFSELLMDDPAPTEKQEYMRIIRSNGEVLMQQLSDILDLSKIEAGTLGYEYSDVELNAVMEELEGGFRMRQPENSPVRITFHRKYPVRYIRTDRKRLIQVIANLLSNAVKFTSEGSVDFGFEIRGGELYVYVADTGAGIPEEHRGQLFQRFVKAGSFRQGIGIGLAISKSIVETMGGRIGVESRPGKGSTFWFTLPCKPEQ, encoded by the coding sequence TTGTTATACGTAATAGGAACAGGGGTGCTGGCGGCGTTTTGCGTCCTCCTGGCCGTCCGTATCTGCTACCAGCGCCGGTACATCCGAACAAGCGACCGGATCAACGACTGCATATTCCGCAACGTAGCCGCCTACCTGCTGCTGATCGACCCCGATTTCAACGTTCTGCAAACCAACTACCGCTCCACGACGGGAACCGCTCCGAAAGCCGCACCGCCCAAGGTGGGCAACCAGCTGCGCTGCAAGAACGGCGAGGACGCCGGCATCTGCGGCACACACGAATTGTGCGCCGACTGTCCCGTCCGCGCGGCCATCACCGGGGTGTTCCGGACGAAGAAAGGCTTCTCGGGACTGGAGGTCCCGATGGTGCTCTACACCTCCGACGACCACACGGAGACCGTCGACTGCGACGTAAGCGTGGCGGGCAATTTCCTCACCGTCGCAGGACAACCCCGGGTGGTGCTGACCGTGAGCGACATCTCGGCCCAGAAACGCACCCAGCGCGAACTGGAGAAAGCCCGCGTTCGCGCCGAAGAGTCCGACCGCATGAAATCACGCTTCCTGGCCAACATGAGCCACGAACTGCGCACGCCGCTGAACGCCATCATCGGATTCTCGGAACTGCTCATGGACGACCCCGCCCCGACCGAGAAACAGGAGTACATGCGCATCATCCGCTCCAACGGCGAGGTACTGATGCAGCAACTCAGCGACATCCTCGATCTCTCGAAGATCGAAGCCGGAACCCTCGGCTACGAATATAGCGACGTGGAACTCAATGCCGTCATGGAAGAGCTGGAAGGCGGTTTCCGCATGCGGCAGCCGGAGAACAGCCCGGTGCGGATCACCTTCCACAGAAAATATCCCGTCCGCTACATCCGCACGGACCGCAAACGGCTGATTCAGGTGATCGCCAACCTTTTGAGCAACGCCGTGAAATTCACCTCCGAAGGTTCCGTCGATTTCGGGTTCGAAATCCGCGGCGGGGAACTCTACGTCTACGTCGCCGACACGGGAGCCGGCATCCCCGAAGAACACCGGGGACAGCTTTTCCAACGTTTCGTCAAGGCGGGATCGTTCAGGCAGGGCATCGGCATCGGACTGGCGATCTCGAAGTCGATCGTCGAAACGATGGGCGGCCGCATCGGCGTCGAATCCCGACCGGGCAAAGGCTCGACCTTCTGGTTCACGCTCCCCTGCAAGCCGGAGCAATAA